GGATGTAGCCCCGTGCATATCCCCTCTCCCTCTGGGAGAGGGTTAGGGTGAGGGTCTGAATCAGGCCCGCACCGGGCCGTCAGGAGGGGATATGCGCAAGCCAGTCTGGAGTGGTCTCGTTCTCTGTGCCCTGCTCGGCTGCACCGGGCCGAAGTCCTCGACGGGAGGGGAGGAGCCCCAACCCCCGCCTGCCCCCGCCGAGAGCCCCACGGAAGCGCCGGTGGAGGCTCCGCCGGGTGAGCCGAAAGCTCCCGCCGCCCCGGACTCCGCGCCGCGGCCGCTCCAGGTGACGGCGTCCCCGGCGCCCAAGGACGACATCGTCCTCAAGAGCGTCGAGCTCCAGGGCGACACGCTGGTGGTGAGGGTGATGCACTCGGGCGGCTGCAAGCCGCACACGTACGAGCTGCTCTGGAATGGCGGCTTCCAGAAGTCCGCGGCGGGCGACGCTCGAGCGGAGCTGGTGCTGGCCCACACCGCGAACGGGGACTCCTGCGAGGCGCTGCTGAACCGGACCGCGAGCTTCGAGCTCGGCCCGCTCAAGCAGCGCTGGCGCGAGCAGAACAAGGGCGAGCACGGCGCCGTCGAGCTGCGCTTCACCGGCTCGCAGATCACCGGCCGCTACACGTTCTGAGCGGGACCGGCACGGGGCCGGTCCCACTGCGGGCTCACGGCGTCGCGAGGTCCGGCGCCGGGGTGCTCTCCGGGGCCTCCGGGGTGACGGCGGGGAGGTTCATCGTCTCCTCGCGCGGCTGCAGCCCGGTGACGGCGGTGATGAGCTTCTCCATGCCATCGAAGAAGCCGATGGCCTCCAGCGGCCGGTTGAGCCACCCGGTGGTGATGCAGTAGTGGCTCGTGTGGGGCGCGGTGTGGTGCACGTCATGGTGCTCGCGGCCGAGGATGATGCCCCGCTCCTGCAGCCAGGACACCAGGGGCGAGACGTTCTGCATGTGCGACCACTTGTGGAACTGGTTGGTCCCGAAGACGCCCAGGCACAGCATCAGCACGAAGGTGAGCGCGGACGAGGCCCACGGCGCCTCCGGGCCCGAGGGCAGCAGCAGCGCGAGCGCCAGCACCGGCACGCTCACCAGGCAGTTGTGGCCGTTGGTGGCCACGAAGCCATGGCGGGTGATGTCGAGCGGATCCTCGTGGTGGACGCGGAAGGGGGTGACGAAGGTCTTCCCCAGCACCGGCGTGGTCCGGGCGAACCACGTGTCGAACAGCCAGTGCACCAGGCCGGAGACGAGGTCGGCCGTCACGAAGCCCAGCACCGCGCTCACCGCGATCATCACCACCGTCTGCGAGCCGGCCGCTTGCAGCACGCGGCGCGCCAGCAGGGCGCACAGGACGAAGAAGAGGACGACGCCGAGCTTTTCCTGCCACTGGGCGGGGCGGGCTTGGGTGGACGTGGCGACGGACATGCGGGCTTCCCGGGATGGAGTGGAGGCCAGGTCCCGGAGTGGGTCCTGCCCTGAATGTTGGCCAGCCTACACCATCAGTGGACCCGCCGCGCCCGCCGTCTGGCCGCTCGCAGAGGTCACAAGGGCGTGTCGTACACCTGTGGCCATGAGCGTCCGCATCGAGAAGCAGGGTTCCGTCACCACCGTCATCCTCCACCGCCCCGAGGTGCGCAATGCCGTGGACGGGCCCACGGCCGAGGCGCTCGCGGCGGCCTTCCGGGAGTTCGAGGCGGATGACGAGGCCCGGGCCGCTGTCCTGGTGGGCGAGGGAGGCACCTTCTGCGCGGGAGCGGACCTGAAGGCGGTGGCCGAGGGGCGGCTGCCGCACCTGGCGCCAGAAGGGGATGGGCCGATGGGGCCCTCGCGGATGCTGCTGAGCAAGCCGGTCATCGCCGCCATCTCCGGCCATGCCGTCGCGGGAGGGCTGGAGCTGGCGCTCTGGTGTGACCTCCGCGTGGCCGAGGAGGACGCCGTGCTGGGCGTGTTCTGCCGCCGCTGGGGTGTGCCGCTCATCGACGGGGGCACGGTGCGGCTGCCCCGGTTGATTGGCCTGTCGCGCGCGTTGGACCTCATCCTCACGGGCCGGCCGGTGCCGGCGCAGGAGGCGCTGGGCATGGGGCTCGTCAACCGCGTGGTGCCGCGGGGTGGTGCGCGCGCGGCCGCCGAGCAGTTGGCCCGCGAGCTCGCCGCCTTCCCCCAGGCCTGCATGAACGCGGACCGGCGCTCGGCGTACGAACAGGCCGGGCTCCCGCTGGAGCAGGCGCTGCTCCAGGAGTTCCAGCGGGGCGTGCAGGTGCTCGAGAAGGAGTCGCTGACGGGCGCGAAGCGCTTCGCGGATGGCGCCGGCCGGCACGGCTCGTTCGAGGCTGGAAACATCAAAAGTTGAAAGCTGGTTCAGTTTTCAGCCGGTTTTGACGCGTCGCGGCTTGAGCTGGGACAGGCAGTGAAAGTCTGTTCTCCGCGCGAGGCCGCCCCCCTACCCCCATGGCGGCCCCGGAGGCCCCATGTCTGGTCGAAGCACGCGTCGTTTCTCGTCGTTCACGTCATCTCGAGGGATGCGCTTCGCGGCGCTCCTGCTCACCACCGCCGCGGGCTGTGGTCCGCTCGAGGCAGGCGCTCCCGAGGAGCAGTCCGCCCCCTCCGCCTCCGATGTGGCGCAGGTGGAGAGCGAGCTCACGCAGGTCACGGGTTTTGGCACCAACCCGGGCAACCTGCTGATGTACCGGCACGTACCGGCCAGCATGCCGGCGAGCGCGCCGCTGGTGGTGGTGCTGCACGGCTGTACGCAGACGGCCGCGGCCATGGAGAACACCGGCTGGACGGCGGCGGCGAACGTCTACAAGTTCTACGTCGTCTACGCGCAGCAGCAGAGCGGCAACAACTCCAGCAGCTGCTTCAACTGGTTCGAGCCGGGTGACATCGCGCGGGGCGCGGGTGAGGCGCTCTCCCTCAAGCAGATGGTGGACGCCATGAAGTCCGCCTACTCCATCGACTCGACGCGCGTGTTCATCACGGGTTTCTCGGGCGGTGGGTACATGGTGCCCGTCATGCTCGCCACCTACCCGGACGTCTTCTCCGCGGGTGCCGTCAACGCGGGCGGGCCCTACAAGTGCGCCACCTCGATGAACGAGGCCTTCACCTGTATGAGCCCGGGCATCGACAAGACGCCCACCGCCTGGGGAGACCTCGTGCGCGGCGCCTACTCCGGCTACACGGGCGCCCGTCCCCGCGTGTCCATCTGGCACGGCACGAGCGACTTCACGGTGAAGAACTCCAACGCGACCGAGGCGATGGAGCAGTGGACCAACGTGCACGGCATCGACCAGACGGCGGACTTCACCGAGACGGTCGCGGGCTTCCCCCACAAGGAGTACCGCAACAGCGCGGGCACGACGCTCGTGGAGACCTATGACCTGACGGGCATGGGCCACGCGGTGGCGATCGATCCGCAGTACAGCTTCCCGGGCAGCACCTCCGTGTGCGGCGCCACGGGCTCGTACCTGTCCGACGTGAACCTCTGCGCCTCGTACTACCAGGCGAAGTTCTTCGGGCTCACGGGCGGTGGCGGCGGCACGGGCGACACCACCCCGCCCACGGTGAACCTGACGGCGCCGGCCAACGGCGCCACGGTGAGCGGCTCCGTCACCCTCACCGCGAGCGCCTCGGACGCGGTGGGCGTCACCCGGGTGGAGTTCTACGTGGATGGCGCCCTGGCCGGCTCCGACAGCGCCGCCCCCTACGAGCTGGCCTGGAGCAGCACCAGCGTGGCCAACGGCTCCCACTCGCTCAGCGCCAAGGCCTTCGACGCCGCGGGCAACTCGGCCACCGACGCGGACACGTCCGTCACGGTGAGCAACAGCGGCACGAGCACGCCGGTGACGGTGAGCTTCACCAGCGTCGCCGCGGACGATGGCTACATCAAGGCCAACTCGGACGGCAGCCTGCCGGCGCTCGGGACGCTCACGGGCCTGGCGCTCGGGCGCGGCACGGACGCCAAGTTCAACCGCTCCTTCCTCTCCTTCGACACCTCCGGCCTGCCGGACGGCGCCACCATCACCCGCGCCTACCTCACCGTCGCCTACTCGTCCGGCTCGGGTGACCCGTGGGCGAGCCCCGCTGGCAACACGCTCGTCCTCGACGTGAAGACGGGCACCTTCAACGCCGCCGCGACCGAGACGGCCGACTGGGGCGTCGCCGCCAACGCGAGCGCCGTGGCGAGCATCCCGAAGTTCACTCTGGGTACGACGAACTCGGCGGATTTCGCCAGTGCGGGCCTCGTGGCCATCAACAAGACGGGGAAGACCCAGCTGCGGCTGCGCTTCACCCAGGACCAGGCGGCCACGGCCTACCTGTTCGTCCAGGATGGGGCGAACGCCAAGCTTACCGTCGTCTACACGCCATAGTCGCGGGTTTAAAGGGCGGGAAGGCCGTGGGGGTGTTAGTGTGACCCCACGGCCATGGGCATGAAGCAAGGCCCGTTCGTACGCCTCCTCTCCCTCTGGGCGGGGGGGCGCTTCGAGGCACTCCCGCTTTGGGGGGGGTTGCCAGCCAGGTGGGTCGCCTGCCGTCCACGTCCCGCTGCATGCCGTACCGTAGCTGCCTGCCCCATCTTCACAGGGCGTAGGCCAGGAAACCCCTTTCGGAGGAAGCGCACATCATTCGCGAACAGAGAAGTCCTCGCGGCGGAAGCCGCGATCAGAGAACGAATCGCCGTATCCGCGCTCGCGAGGTCCGCGTCGTGGGGTCCGATGGCGCGCAGCTTGGCGTCATGCCCCTCGAGGCCGCCTTGACGCTGGCGAGAAATGAAGGACTCGACCTCGTCGAGATCAGCCCCATGGCCCAGCCGCCTGTCTGCAAGGTGATGGACTATGGCAAGTTCAAGTACGAGGAGAAGAAGAAGGCCGCGGAGTCGAAGCGTGCCCAGGTCGTGGTCCAGCTCAAGGAAGTGAAGCTGCGCCCGAAGACCGAGGAGCACGACTACGAGTTCAAGGTCCGCAACACGCGCCGCTTCATCGAGGACGGCAACAAGGCCAAGGTCGTCATCCAGTTCCGGGGTCGAGAGATCACCCACAAGGAGCAGGGCACGGCCATCCTCAACGACGTGGCCAACGACCTGAAGGATGTGGCGGTGGTGGAGATGCCGCCCCGCATGGAAGGGCGCCTGATGTTCATGATTCTCGCGCCCACGCCGAAGGTCGCCCAGAAGGCCCGCGAGCTGGTGCGGCAGGCCGCTGCCAGCGCCAAGAAGTCTCCTCCGCCGGCGGCGCCCGGTGCCGGAAAGTCGGCGGCTGCCAACGCCGCTGCTGCTCCTGAAGAGGCCTCCGCTGAGGGCTCGCAGGAAGCCGCCCCTACCCCGGCGGCTCCGGCTTCCTAGGCGGAAGCACCCGCACGCGGTGGACGCGCTCCACCGCGTGTGGCGAAGCCTCAGCCCGGGGGCTCGAAGCGCCTCGGGCCACCGTGGAAGTGCTGGTCGAGGAAGGCCTCGGCCCGCTCCCGCGCGGCGCTCGTCCCGGACGAGAAGCCCCCCTCCTCACCCCAGGCGGCGAAGCGAGCGCGCTCCAACACCGAGGCGGGGCGTGGGTCCGTATCGGGCGCGAGGCCCCGCTCCACGGCCGCGAGCAGGGCGTGCGCCTGCTCCACCACCTGGAGTGCCTCCTCGAAGGGGACCGTCCCACCGGCCAGGGCGTTGAACAGCCGGCAGGCATAGCGTCGGCAGCCCTCCGGGCGCTCCAGGTAGATGGAGCACTGACGCCCCTTCAGCGCCGTGCAGCCCTGCCGGAGGGCCGGTGCGCCAGTGGCGAGGGCCACCACCTCGAGCCCGTTCCGCCGGGCGGCGTCGGCTTCGGCGCGCTCGAGCGGAACGTGGCTGAAGAGGTTGCCGTCACAGCACAGGCCGCAGCGACGGCACAGCTCGGACAGGGACATGGCGCCCCATCCTACTTCACCAGCACCAGGTCCCTCGACTGGACGAGGTCCACCTCGCCGGCGAAGTGCGCGAAGTCCTCGTACTGCTTCACCGGGATGCGGGCTCGCTCCACCCGCAGTGTCTCGTCGATGGTGAGCGCGCGTGCCTCCTGCTTCTCCGTGCGCACCAGGCGCCCGAAGGCGCCCTCCACCTTCAACTGGGCCTGCGGATCCGACAGCTTGAAGCCCGGCGGCATCGTCAGTGTCACCACGGTGCGGTTCGTCTCCGTGTCGTCGAGGTAGAGCGGCGTGGTGCGCGTGCTGAGTTGCACGTACTGGCGGCCCAGGCTCGCGGGCATGGTGACGGGCGGCAGCACCAGCTTGTCCTTGTCCGCCCGGGCGAAGCCGGCCGCCTTGAAGGTGTAGCGCACCGTGAAGGGGGCGCCCACCTCCTCCGCGCGCTCCAGCTTCAGGTCCGTCAGCTCCGCCCCGCCGAAGTAGCGGCCCACCGCGCTCTGCAGCGCCTGGCGGCGGCGCTCGCCGGAGATGGCCTCGAAGGCCTCCGCCAGCTGCGCCGCGTCGAAGCCCGTGTACTGCTCCTCGCCCTTGCCCGTCAGGTGGCCGTTCCCATCCACTTCCAGCGCGAGCTTCACCAGCTTGCCGGGCTGCTGCTTCACCGGCGGCGTCTTCACCTTCTCCAGCGCGCGGCCGGGCTCGGGCAGCAGGTACGCGTCCCGCTCGCCCAGCGCCGACTCGGGCAGCTCACCGAAGGGGGCGAAGCGCGTGGTGGTGTCCAGCCACACCGGCGCCTCTCCCGGCACCTCCGCCCGCAGCGCCACGTACGGCAGCAGCGACTCCTCGGGGAAGAGGTAGTCCGCGGGGTCCGCCGAGAAGGTGCGCACCGCGACGAGGCGCGCCGGAATCCCCAGCGCCTCCAGCCCCGCCTTCAGCACCCACAGCCGGCTGCCCCGGTCCTGCGCCACCGAGCCCGCCGCCGACTGCGTCAGCCCCGCGTCCCGGCCGGTGAAGCGCTTCATCACCGCCGCGTACAGCGCCTTCACCGCCTCTAGCCCGCGCTTGTCTCCGGCCGCCTCGCGCGCGAAGGCCTCCAGCTCCCAGTTGAGCGCGCCCTTGTCCAGGAAGGCGTCCGAGTACACCGCCACCAGCTTGTCGTTGCCCGTGGTGCCCGCGCCCACCACCACGAAGGGCAGGTACTCCTTGCCCGACGGCGGGCCGTCCGGCTCGGGGATGAAGGGCGGCACGTTGCGCACCTCGAAGGTGAAAATCTCCTCGTCCCCCTTCACCACGGGCGGCGGCGCCTTCATGTTGTGCGCGTCCACCTTCATGCCCGTGCCCTTGGGCGCCACCACCGTGTACGTGGCCCGGTGGTCCGGCAGGTTGGCCACGCGGAAGTAGAAGTCCGACGCCTTGAAGCCCGGCTGCGCCGGCCCACGCGAGCCCTCGGCCAGCAGGTACTCCACCTCCACGTAGTCCCCCACCTGCACGCCCGGCAGGCTGACGGTGTCCTTGCCCTCGATGCTCTCCGGCTCCAGCACCGTGCCGTCCGCCTTGAGGGTGCGCAGCGCCAGCACCTGCGCGCCCGAGGGCAGGTTCACCTCGGCGATCTCCTGCACGCCGCTCTGCTCCAGCGCCTTCTGGATGCTGTGGATGCGGGTGACCTGCGAGCCGTCCTGCCACACCTGCGTGGCCGCCGCGTCCAGCACGTACGCCGCGGCGCTCTCCTGGGCACCCGGGTTGGCCTCGTAGTCCTTGATGGCCTGCCGGCCGTCGATGGCGTGCGCCTGCAGGAGCTCCTGTCCCGTCTTCGCGCGCACCACGGCGCGGCGCAGGGCCAGGTTGCTCCCGTCCAGCAGCAGCGACTGCTCGCGCAGCGCCAGCGCTCCGGCCGCGTCTCCGGCCAGCTCGCGCACGTCCGCCAGCTTCTCCAGCACCCGCGGGTTGCGCGGCCAGAGCGCGCTCAGCGTCTTCAGCGTGGCCGTGGCGTCGTCGAAGCGGCGCTGCGCCACATACGCGCTCGCCAGCGACAGGCCCGTGGTGATGTCGCCCGGGTTGCGCGTGAGCTGCTGCTGGTAGAGGGCGGCCGAGCGCTCCAGGTCTCCCCGCATCCGCGCGTGCTCGGCGGCACGGGGGAGCGCGCCCGGACAGCCCGCCAGCGAGCCCATCAGCTCGTCCGCGCGAGCCACCGCGTCGCGGCGCCGGGCCAGCCCGTAGCGCAGCCCCAAGGCATCACACAGCCCCGGCTGGGCCTGGAGCGCCGCCTCCGCGCTCTCCTCGGCCGCGCTCTCCACCTCCAGGGCCATGGCCGTGCGCGCCTCCAGCAGGTACACGGGCCAGCCCGGCTGCTTCGCCGCGGCCCGCGCCGTCTTGAGCGTCTCCATGGCCGCGGAGTACTGCCCGTCGTTGAGCGACAGCTCGGCACGCAGCAGCAGCGCCGTCACGTCGCCCGGGTCCTTCGACAGCGCCGCCTCCAGATCCCTCGTCGAGCGTCCGCGCGACACCTTGGTGGGGATGCTCCGGTCCAGCGCGGACAGCTCGGCGCGCAGCGAAAGCACGGCGGCCGTCTGGGTGGCCTTCTGCAGGCGCGTCATCAGCCGCCACGCCCCGTCCGAGTCCCGGCCCATTCCGTCGCGCACCGCGGTGAAGTCCGCGAGCAGCGGGCCCGCCTCACCGGCGAGCGCGGCGGCCAGGTCCTCGGCGCGCGGGTACACCAGCTCCGCCTTCGCGTCCCGGGGGGCCGAGCCCCACGAGGAGGGCGCGGGCCCGCTGGCCGGGCTGTAGCGGATGCCCGAGGGGCGCCCGTCCGCGCGTGCCAGGGCGAAGGACACGTTGGCTCCGCGCTGCTGGTCCTTCAGCAGCTTGAGGAAGATGCGGTGCCGGCCCGCCGAGAGCTGCACGGGACGCGCGGCCACCGTGGACGCCGCGCGGGCGAAGTCGCGGCGCTCCAGCAGGGGCGCTCCATCCACCATCACCTTGAAGGAGGAGGCGGAGACGGCGCGCACCACGTACACCCCGGCCTCGGGCACCTCCGCGTCCACGGCCATGAGGTAGATGTCGCCGCTGCCCGGCTCGCCCGCCACGTCCAGGCGGCTGTCCGGGGCGCGCAGGGTGCGCGGCACGAGCTGGCCAAAGGGGCCGGTGAAGGGGCCCGCCATGGAGCCGTCTTTCTCCGGCGGGATGGTCTCGTCGAAGGCGAGCAGGTGCCAGGGCGAGAAGGGCCCCACCAGGGTGGCCGTGTCCACCGCGCCCATGTCCTTGAGCGCGCGCGCCTGGGCGGCCCGGTCCTCCCTCAGCCCGAGGATGGCCACCTGGCTGGCGCGCAGCAGCTGGGCGGCCTCGCCCGCGGCACCGGCGTCGAGCGCGGCCTGGAGGCCCGTGAGGATGACGTCATCCAGCGCGGGGGAGGAGCCCACCATGTCCAGCACGTAGCGGGCGGAGGGCACCGCGAGCGGATGGCGGGGCGCGCGGGTGGTCACCGCCAGCGCAGCATCGAGCGCGCGGCGCGGGTTGGCGGCGCGGCGCGCGAGCAGGTGCTGGCCGAAGAGGGCGTAGGGGTCGGCCGGATCCTTGGCGCCCGCCTCGTCGAAGCGGGACTGGGCCACGGCCGGGTCTCCCGTCATCAACCAGGCGTGGAAGCCGGCGAGCGCGAGCGTGCGCGCCTCGCTGGTGCCCTTCTGCGCCGCGTTGGCGGCGTTTTCGAGCACCTCGGTGGGCGAGGTGGAGTGGGCACAGCCGGCCATGACGAGGCCGGCGACGAGCAGCAGCACGGAGAAACGGTGAGTGGGCGTGCGCATGGAGCGCACAGGGATAATTCAATCCCCCGGGTGAGGCCACATCCACGTGCAGCGAGGGGCCTCGCTCCTGCTCACTTCGAACGTTTGCCCTTGGGCGCGGGGGCGGGCTTGGGCGCGGGACGCTTGACGGGCGCCGGGGCCACGGTCCTGGGCGTCTCCACCCGGACGGGGGCTGACGCCTGGACGACACCGCCGGGCTTGGGCGGCAGGGGCTTGACCAGATAGCTGAACTTCTCGGCCTGGCACGTGCCCTCGATGCAGCCGATGGCGGGGATGGGCGCGCCGCCGAAGCGCCGCTCCTGCCAGTTGGGTCCCAGCTGGAGGGGCTCGAGGATGGGCCGCTTGTCTCCCTTGGTGCCCAAGGAGGCGATCAGGGCGCCTTC
The sequence above is drawn from the Archangium gephyra genome and encodes:
- a CDS encoding DUF3857 domain-containing protein; this translates as MRTPTHRFSVLLLVAGLVMAGCAHSTSPTEVLENAANAAQKGTSEARTLALAGFHAWLMTGDPAVAQSRFDEAGAKDPADPYALFGQHLLARRAANPRRALDAALAVTTRAPRHPLAVPSARYVLDMVGSSPALDDVILTGLQAALDAGAAGEAAQLLRASQVAILGLREDRAAQARALKDMGAVDTATLVGPFSPWHLLAFDETIPPEKDGSMAGPFTGPFGQLVPRTLRAPDSRLDVAGEPGSGDIYLMAVDAEVPEAGVYVVRAVSASSFKVMVDGAPLLERRDFARAASTVAARPVQLSAGRHRIFLKLLKDQQRGANVSFALARADGRPSGIRYSPASGPAPSSWGSAPRDAKAELVYPRAEDLAAALAGEAGPLLADFTAVRDGMGRDSDGAWRLMTRLQKATQTAAVLSLRAELSALDRSIPTKVSRGRSTRDLEAALSKDPGDVTALLLRAELSLNDGQYSAAMETLKTARAAAKQPGWPVYLLEARTAMALEVESAAEESAEAALQAQPGLCDALGLRYGLARRRDAVARADELMGSLAGCPGALPRAAEHARMRGDLERSAALYQQQLTRNPGDITTGLSLASAYVAQRRFDDATATLKTLSALWPRNPRVLEKLADVRELAGDAAGALALREQSLLLDGSNLALRRAVVRAKTGQELLQAHAIDGRQAIKDYEANPGAQESAAAYVLDAAATQVWQDGSQVTRIHSIQKALEQSGVQEIAEVNLPSGAQVLALRTLKADGTVLEPESIEGKDTVSLPGVQVGDYVEVEYLLAEGSRGPAQPGFKASDFYFRVANLPDHRATYTVVAPKGTGMKVDAHNMKAPPPVVKGDEEIFTFEVRNVPPFIPEPDGPPSGKEYLPFVVVGAGTTGNDKLVAVYSDAFLDKGALNWELEAFAREAAGDKRGLEAVKALYAAVMKRFTGRDAGLTQSAAGSVAQDRGSRLWVLKAGLEALGIPARLVAVRTFSADPADYLFPEESLLPYVALRAEVPGEAPVWLDTTTRFAPFGELPESALGERDAYLLPEPGRALEKVKTPPVKQQPGKLVKLALEVDGNGHLTGKGEEQYTGFDAAQLAEAFEAISGERRRQALQSAVGRYFGGAELTDLKLERAEEVGAPFTVRYTFKAAGFARADKDKLVLPPVTMPASLGRQYVQLSTRTTPLYLDDTETNRTVVTLTMPPGFKLSDPQAQLKVEGAFGRLVRTEKQEARALTIDETLRVERARIPVKQYEDFAHFAGEVDLVQSRDLVLVK
- a CDS encoding crotonase/enoyl-CoA hydratase family protein, with the translated sequence MSVRIEKQGSVTTVILHRPEVRNAVDGPTAEALAAAFREFEADDEARAAVLVGEGGTFCAGADLKAVAEGRLPHLAPEGDGPMGPSRMLLSKPVIAAISGHAVAGGLELALWCDLRVAEEDAVLGVFCRRWGVPLIDGGTVRLPRLIGLSRALDLILTGRPVPAQEALGMGLVNRVVPRGGARAAAEQLARELAAFPQACMNADRRSAYEQAGLPLEQALLQEFQRGVQVLEKESLTGAKRFADGAGRHGSFEAGNIKS
- a CDS encoding fatty acid desaturase family protein, with the protein product MSVATSTQARPAQWQEKLGVVLFFVLCALLARRVLQAAGSQTVVMIAVSAVLGFVTADLVSGLVHWLFDTWFARTTPVLGKTFVTPFRVHHEDPLDITRHGFVATNGHNCLVSVPVLALALLLPSGPEAPWASSALTFVLMLCLGVFGTNQFHKWSHMQNVSPLVSWLQERGIILGREHHDVHHTAPHTSHYCITTGWLNRPLEAIGFFDGMEKLITAVTGLQPREETMNLPAVTPEAPESTPAPDLATP
- a CDS encoding YkgJ family cysteine cluster protein, which codes for MSLSELCRRCGLCCDGNLFSHVPLERAEADAARRNGLEVVALATGAPALRQGCTALKGRQCSIYLERPEGCRRYACRLFNALAGGTVPFEEALQVVEQAHALLAAVERGLAPDTDPRPASVLERARFAAWGEEGGFSSGTSAARERAEAFLDQHFHGGPRRFEPPG
- a CDS encoding PHB depolymerase family esterase, yielding MSGRSTRRFSSFTSSRGMRFAALLLTTAAGCGPLEAGAPEEQSAPSASDVAQVESELTQVTGFGTNPGNLLMYRHVPASMPASAPLVVVLHGCTQTAAAMENTGWTAAANVYKFYVVYAQQQSGNNSSSCFNWFEPGDIARGAGEALSLKQMVDAMKSAYSIDSTRVFITGFSGGGYMVPVMLATYPDVFSAGAVNAGGPYKCATSMNEAFTCMSPGIDKTPTAWGDLVRGAYSGYTGARPRVSIWHGTSDFTVKNSNATEAMEQWTNVHGIDQTADFTETVAGFPHKEYRNSAGTTLVETYDLTGMGHAVAIDPQYSFPGSTSVCGATGSYLSDVNLCASYYQAKFFGLTGGGGGTGDTTPPTVNLTAPANGATVSGSVTLTASASDAVGVTRVEFYVDGALAGSDSAAPYELAWSSTSVANGSHSLSAKAFDAAGNSATDADTSVTVSNSGTSTPVTVSFTSVAADDGYIKANSDGSLPALGTLTGLALGRGTDAKFNRSFLSFDTSGLPDGATITRAYLTVAYSSGSGDPWASPAGNTLVLDVKTGTFNAAATETADWGVAANASAVASIPKFTLGTTNSADFASAGLVAINKTGKTQLRLRFTQDQAATAYLFVQDGANAKLTVVYTP
- the infC gene encoding translation initiation factor IF-3, coding for MIREQRSPRGGSRDQRTNRRIRAREVRVVGSDGAQLGVMPLEAALTLARNEGLDLVEISPMAQPPVCKVMDYGKFKYEEKKKAAESKRAQVVVQLKEVKLRPKTEEHDYEFKVRNTRRFIEDGNKAKVVIQFRGREITHKEQGTAILNDVANDLKDVAVVEMPPRMEGRLMFMILAPTPKVAQKARELVRQAAASAKKSPPPAAPGAGKSAAANAAAAPEEASAEGSQEAAPTPAAPAS